The nucleotide window ACAACCCCACACGCCCATGAAAGATCCAGGCTGAGGAGCGAGCTTGCGAGCGTCACGAAGGGTCTTGGCGAGTCGGGTTGCGAAGACCCTTCGTGACGCGCCCTCCGCAAGCTCCGGGCGCTCCTCAGGGAGCAGGAAGCAGGTCGTTCTTTCGGATTAGGGGGCGGAGGGACTACCGCCGGCGGCCGGCGGCGAGGCGCTCCCGACGAAGCCGGTCGACCTCGGGAAGATCCAACGGGGCAAGGGATTCCACGCCCAGCGCGGTGGCCAGGAGGTGGTCGGCGAGTTCGGGATTGCGGGCCAGGGCCGGACCATGCATGTAGGTGCCGAGAACGCTTCCCTGCACGACACCCTCCGTGCCGTCGCCGACTCCGTTGCCCACGCCGTGCCGCACCCGCCCCAGCGGCGCGGCATCGGAGCCGAGAGTCGTTCCCCCGCGGTGGTTCTCGAAACCGGTGAGGGGTTGTGACAGTCCCGGGAGGGCCGGGTCGACGAGCAGCTCGCCGATGCTCCGCGTCGCCTGGGGGGCCGTGGTGAGGTCGAAGAGGGAGATGCCGTCGACGCGTTCACCCGCCGACGTCTCGTACCAGTGGCCGAGCACCTGGATGGCGGCGCAGATGGCCAGCACCGGACGTCCAGCGGCCGCCGCCTGCTGCAGGCCGGGATAGCGCGTGAGATGCCGGGTGGCGAGTCGCTGCGCGTAATCCTCGGCGCCGCCGAGGGTGTAGACGTCGAGCGAGTCGGGGACGGGGTCGTCGAGCGTGATGTGG belongs to Gordonia sp. KTR9 and includes:
- a CDS encoding type 1 glutamine amidotransferase, which gives rise to MSESTLRIGLVLPDVMGTYGDGGNALVLKRRALMRGIDAEVVHITLDDPVPDSLDVYTLGGAEDYAQRLATRHLTRYPGLQQAAAAGRPVLAICAAIQVLGHWYETSAGERVDGISLFDLTTAPQATRSIGELLVDPALPGLSQPLTGFENHRGGTTLGSDAAPLGRVRHGVGNGVGDGTEGVVQGSVLGTYMHGPALARNPELADHLLATALGVESLAPLDLPEVDRLRRERLAAGRRR